In Polyangiaceae bacterium, the DNA window TTGAGAGCGGCAGCGACGGGCGTCACGGCGAAGTCGTCGGGCTGGATCTCACCGTTGTTGATGGCGGTGACCACCACCGAATCCGCCACGATGGGCCGGAACTCCTCCATCAGATCCAGCGCCAGCGCGGCGCGTCCGAAGCGCGGCTGGTGATAGAAGCCAAGGAGTGGATCGAGCCCAACCCTGGCGAGAGTGACCGTGAAGTCTTTCGTGAGCAGGGCGTACGAGAACGACAGGAGCGCGTTGATGGGATCGCGCGGCGGGCGCCGGTTCCGACCGTCCAGGTCGAAGGTCTCACGGATCTCCGAGTCTTCTTTGAGCATCCCGGTGAACGCTCCGAAGTAGAATCGCGCTGCCGTACCTTCTATGCCCAACAGGCTGGCAAGCGATTCAGCTTCCGCCGCCTTACGGGCGAGCTGCTTGAGCTCGAAGAGCACGGTGGCGTCGGGCTCGCGGTGATTGCGCCGCAACAGCGTGCGGCAGTTCTGGATCTTGGAGACGACGAAGCCACGGGCGAGCCTCAAGCATGTGGCGGAGTCCGTGGCGCCGGCGTACTGCGCCAAACGCAGCTCCACGTTCTTGGAGTCGTGTCCGGTGGCGCGCCCCAGGAGCCAGCCGCCATAGGAGAAGTACGAGACGGGGATCCCGCGCTCGAGCAACGCACGGAGCGCCTGAGAGGTGATCTGCACGTTGCCGAACACTGACACCTGCGAGGTGTTGACCAAGCGCGCTTCCAGCGCGTTGGCCTTCGGGCGCTGGATGCACACACGCTCGCCGTCCAACGTGATGCGGGCGCCCTGCTCTTGCACGTACACCGGTAGCTTGTCGTCGCGCGCCGGGTGCAGCCGACGAAGCTCGGGCTCCGGACCAGTGAGGTCCCACGGATCGGGGTCCAACGGGCCGTAGAGCTCACTGTCATCCAGCAGCGGCGCCGGCTCCGGCTCATCCGCCGCTGTGGGAGGTGCGCCGCGCTCCAGGGTCTGAAGCAGCGTCACCTCGTCCGGCAAGCAGATGCCGACCAGCGAGCAGCCGTTGCACTTCGGGTTGTCCACAAGCGGCGGTGGGAGCTCGCCCTTCGCGCCAAGCTCCCTTACCCGCTGGATGGCGCGCTCAGTGGTGGCGATCAGATCCGCAGTGATCGCAATGGGTACCCGCTGGCGATCTGCCGCGAAGTAGATGGCGGCCTCGTCGCAGCGGTAGCCCGAGTCCCGGAGCAGCAGCACCTGTGCGCAGAGCTGGGCCCGCTCCGGGAGATACGCGCCCTCGCGGACATTTGGCCGCTTGCCGCGCTTGTACTCGATGGGCTGCACCGCACCTTCGGCCACGTCCACCACGTCGATCTTTGCGGTCAAGCCCAGACGCTCGGAAGACAGCCATACTGAACGGGCCTGGTACGGTGGGGGCTCGACTTCGGGAACGGCATCGTCCTCGTCGTCGACCTTCGTTGGGGGCGGAAGCGCGCGCCCGGGTTTGTCTGCACGCTTGTGAACGGCGCGCCCCTCCACCGTGAACCGGTTGTCGCTGAACTCGCCCTGCACCCACTCGAGCGCCATCAGCCGCTCGCAGTAGAGGACCTCGTTGACCATGCGAGCGGGTACCAGCGCGGGCACGTCCAGCGTCGGCAGCTTGCGAGGCAGCGGCTTTGCGCGACCGCTGGGCGGTGCGGGTGCGCTGCTGGGGGCGCGGGAGGAGGAGGTCATGGGAGGGGCACCAAGCGCGAATCCAAGTGCGAATGCGTGCTACATTCACGGAATGGCCACTCGCCGAACACCACGGCAGTCATCGAGAACCAAGCTCTCGATTGAAGAAGAGGCGCTCCGGCTCGTACGTGCCAGCCAAGTTGAGACGCCGTCGATCCGGGCAAGCTACGTATTTCCGGACGAGCGCACGATCCGCATCGTTCACGTGGATGAAGACGTTTTCCCAGGGGACGGAGTGTTGCCCATGGCTTTCGCACCCGACCCGGCGGAAGGCGTGCACTATCCGTCACAGATTGCGCTGATCCATCCTTCCGAAGAGCGGCGAGCGGCCTTGCCTCGCGGCTGGGGCTCCTGGAGAAGCGCCCGCCGAGTCGAACGCCGCGACCAGCGGTCTGCGTGACACCGGAGCGAGCTTTCTTCGTGCAGGCCCGTAGCGATCTCGAGGCGGCAATTCGCCTCGAGGCCACGCGCTGCGACAACTGCCAGATTCTCCACGCCCTACAGATGGCCGTGGAAAAGACAGCGAAAGGATACGCGCAGCGGTTCGGCACGTTCAAGACGGTGCACAACGCTTTCAGCACCGGCTTTCCCCGGATTCGGGTTGCGCTGCTCGCGGACTCAAGCGTCCGAAGGCGCATGGGGCTGACCCAACGTACCGAGCTGAGTCGTGTACTGCGCAGCGTCGCGCGAACGGCTACGGCGGTCGAAGCTCTGAACCCAACGGTGGCGGGTAAAACCAACCCGAACTGCGAGTATCCCTGGACCGACCCAGGCGGTACGACACACGCGCCGGCTCGGCATCGATTTGGAAAAGCCGTCGGCCGAGTCGCGCGTCTGAAGCTCGAACGATTCCTTGACCACGTGCTGGCTCGAGAGCTCCGCATGAAGAGCCTGCTAGCGCAGTAGACCACGGAGCCGCCAACTACTCGGCGGCCAGGGCAGCCGCCTCCGTCTCGGGTTCGAACAAACCCAAACCGAAGTGGGACGCGTATCCAAGCGCGATCGGTCCCGGGACGGAGTCGCTGAACACAAGTCGCAAACCAAAGCCTGCTGCCACTGGTGGGCGACGGTTCTCTCGGGATCGCTCGCGCCTGAAGTGTCGCCAACGCGTAGATAGGCGCGCTGGCGGTGTGGCGTCTGAGCGCTCCTCGGCCACGGAGACCATCCCGGTACGCTGGCGCCAGAGCGACCAGAAAAGGTCCAACCCGGCGTATTCCCGCTGCCTGCCTCGCTCGATCTCTACCTCCACGCGCATCGGCGACGGCAAGCCGCGCGACTCCAGCTCGGCTCGAATCTGGCCCTCCAGGGAGTTCGCGCCCCGGCGCTTCAAGTGCCGAGGCGGAACGAAGGGCGTGGCGCTAACCCATGAAACGGCCGAGCCCACTTGCGGAACGAGCCGCTCGAAGTCCTTTCGCGTTCCCAGCCCGGCCAGCGTCAGGAACAGCGGCGGGAGGTTCTTGGCGTAGGTCTTCCGAACCATTCGAAGCGCGATCAGCGCTGCAGGCTCGAATCCCATTTGTGCATGAATGAGGAAATGGTCGATGCGCCGCGGGTCGTCCAGCGCCACCGGGATGATGTGAGCATGTCGATGCCCCAAAAGCCGTTCCTGGCGCGAGTCCTTTCCCGTCAGCGAGCTGGCAGGCCCTTTGCCGTGCTTCGAAGCAGCGGAAACCAAGCAACCGTGGAGCATCTCCGCCCGTCGAAGAGCGTCGGTGAGATTCGGAAGTGCTTCGCCGTTGGCCGTGTCGGAAGAGATCGCCAACAGTGCTGTGTCCACTCCCTGCCGTCGGGATTCGCCGCTGTCGCTCGAGACTGTGTGAGCCAGCGCGTCGCTCCGACGCCAGTATGCGAGGGAGCGTGCGCCTGGCGGTTGGCTCCAACCCGCCTTCTGCAACGCGGCGGTGTCGACGCAAAGTGCATCCACAAGGGTGGGCGGCAATAGGTCGTTCAGTCGAGCCAGTTGCTTCTTGCCCAGCTTCTTGGGTGGCGCCTTGTTCTTTTGCGTGGCTCGTTCCCGTTCGGCGTCGAGTGTTCTCTGTTGCTCCCGTTCGAACGCGGCTGCTCGCCAATCCGCGTAGTCCTCCGCTGTCAGTGCTGCGAGCAACTCGATGCGATCGTAGCCGCAGCCTGGAGCTGCATCAGAATGCGCGCAGTGTTCCAACCCTTCCGGCATGGCACCAATGCGGCGTGCGTCCACCCAAGATTCCGCACGCCCCAGGTACGTGAAGCGAGGCAGCAGTAGGTCCAGCATGCGCTCCTCCTCGACAGTGAGCTCCACAGGCCACTCGACTCCCAACACCCCTGTGCCGACATACGCGAATGCGTCGATGACCTTGTCGGGCGAGCCCTTGAATACTGGCATGTAGTGCCGCGTGTGCGCGGCGGCCGCAGGGGGTAGCCAATAGGCCGGAGGTTTGCTGGAGAGCCGCGCGACCAGCGCCTCCGCTTCGGCGGGCACTACTGACCAGCCGAGCTTGTTGAACCCAGTCGCGATCAACGCGCGGACGATGCGCCAAGGGCTCGGTGGCCACTCCACCACGCCCTCGTTGACGTGCCGGCCCCAAGGCGTCGCGTGATAGCGACCCGCCGGAAACTCGAATGCAAGGCGCAGCATGATCAGGCCGCGTAGTTGACGAGAGTAACGCCGTTGTCGCCGCTGAACTGCGAGCTACATGCCTTGATGAGACCCGGCACTGCGTCGCGCAGCGTGCCAATGCTTGGAAGCGCAAAGCCTTCCGGGCGCGTCACACGCGGAGCGGCCGCGACTTCGAGATCGCAGGCCGTACGGAAGCGGAGGTGCCCGTCGAGCAGCTTCGCGACCTTGTAGAGGGCGAGCGTGACGAGCAGTTGTTCGCCCTGAGATCCCAGGCCGTAGCCGCGGATCTGGGCAAGGTCGACGTTGAAGTACGCAGTGATTTTCTCCGCCGTGTACTCGTCACGCTGGAAGGGCACGTTTCCGAATCCCGTCTTGGCGTCTCCCTGCGGATTGACGTGGTCGTTCTTCACACCGCCGGACGCCGCAACCCGTACGCCGCCCGCTTCGACGAACGCCGAAAGCGCACGTGGGACGCGCAGACGCCCACCCGCCAACTCCTTCTTCGCCAAGAAGAGCCCGTGAATCAGCGCATTGACGTCATACTTCATGATGACGCCTGCGAGTCGCGGCATGTCGAGCGGCCCCTTCGCAAACCCCTCGGTCTCCTCCTTCAGCTGATTGAAGAACGCACTGTCCTTCCCCTCGAGGATGTAGGGCGAGTTCAGGCGGTGTGCTTCAGTGATCGAGCTGGTGAGGTACGAGCCGTCTTGTTCCACTCGGACGTACGACAGACCCTGGAGCTCCGGAACCAGCGCGTGCCCGGCAGGATCCCAACACATCGCCTCCAGGCGATTGGCCATGCTCTGCGGGCTCTCGACCAAGAGCCGCGTTCCGTCATGGGTATCGAAAACGGCAGCTCCCAAGTCAGGGAATCCGGTCGGCTGGAACCGCGACCCCTGCACGGGCCTTAGGTCCGCCTCGATCAGGATGCGATTGGGGCGCGGTTCTTTGTCGGGCAGGACTGCTGACAGATTCAGACTCATGGTTCCTCCTTGATGCTCGCAGCGCTCGGAGCGCTTTGGCTCGCCACAGCGCCGTCGCTGCGGGTACGTTTCGCGATCTGCGCGAGCAGGCGCTCGCGGTCATGGTCAGAGACTGGAAACGCCATCGCGGCAGCTATTCGCTTGGCTAGCTTTTCGTTTCCGATAACGTGGTGGAGCTTCGGACGGAGCCCCAGCGCGACATGCCGTGCGAGCGCGGCTCTTCCGGCGTCTTGCAGGCGCCCTCCCACCAACATCCGCACCGGCGCGGGGTCGGGACGCAGCACCACGTCCCTACTCGGCGCGGCGTAGAGCAAGCGAAACAGCGCGTACAGCGGCGCCGACGATGCGAGCGGCACACGCTGAGTCGCCCAGCTTGTTGCCCCGCGGATTTCCTCCCGCTTCCGCCAGTCCAGCGCCATGAGTCCACGTGCGAGACGGCCGAATCGGCGCAAGTCCAGCTGGCCGACGAGGAACGCATCTACGTCGTCGAGACGTACCGGCACCAAACCACTGAGCGGGAACCCTTCGTGCCCTTTGCGTGCGGCGTCCGTGATGCGCCTGAGCACGACAGCAGCGAGATCGCTCACCGCATCGCGGCTCTGCCATACAACGCTCGGGTCTTGCACCAGCCCGTGCGCCGTCGCGTTGAAGCGGGCGAAGTGCGTTGGGTCGAGCGGGACGCAATTGGCGCGAATCGGGCCCAGTCGCTGCTCGACGGGCCTCTTTCGATCGCTTGGCGCAGACTGGGAAGCCACCGCGACCGCTAGTCTGAACTCTGGCGTGTCGTCGAATGCAGCGAGGATCCAGTCCGGCGAAAGCCGCGGCAAAGGTTGCAGCCGCAGCTCGACAGCCGACTTCGGTCGCGCAACGAGGAGGTCCTCCGCCGCTCCCAGCTCCTCCAACAGCTCACCCCACCGGGCCGGCCGATTCTCCCGGCACACGCTGAACATGGCTCCGGCCATGCGATGCACAGCCCGCTGAAGTGCAGCCGGCGCGCCTGGACCATTCGCGCGGCTGCGCAGGGCTCCGACCCACTGATCGATTTCCTCGAGCAAGCGCACCCGTGGTTGCGCCACCACAGGCCACCGCCCCACTGGAACGGCCAGGTTCGCCTGACCGTTGCGTTCAGCAAAAGCGAAGCGTTCAAACGCCGAAATCCCGCGGGAAACACCAAGCAAGGACACCGCGCGCGCGGCATCTAGCGCGCGTCTCGCTCGGTGCCTACCGGTCTGCATGCGACCTTCGGCAAACAAGGCTCGTACGTCCTGCACCGTGGCGGCCCGCTCCCAGAGCGGCATCCACTGCTCACCTCGCGCGGATTCGTCCGACGGAGCCGCGCTGGCGTAGCCTTCCGCTTGAGACTGCACGGCGAAAGGTGCAGCGGCCTGGGCCAGCCCTTGCGCATCCAGACGGCGTACCGCCGCAACCTCCAGCAGCATGGCGCCCTCGAGCATGAGGACGAAGTCCCACGGGTTCACGAGGGACCCGCCGCCAAAGCCACTACTGGCGTTCGCCCCACCCGCAGCTCCCGGATAGAACTGCCCTACGGAGAAGCTGCCGAGCCCATGGGTCGCCTGCCCGAAGAGCGCTCCCCGCAGCATTTCGGAACACCCACTTCGCGGAGCGCCGCTATCCACGTCGAACAACTCCACCAGCCGCTGCATTTGATTGTTCGTGAAATCGAGCCGGCCGTCGTTGCCCCCGGTTCCGAGAAGCGCAGGGTACTGAACCTGGCGCTTTCCGTCGGTCAACACCAAGGCCGCACCGAGCCAATCTAGTAGCGCGCCGCGCCAGGAGGAGCGAGCCCGCCGGATCATCGCGACCTTGTCGTCGCCGGCGGGTCGTTCGTCGCGATCTCCCACCAACTCCTCCGCCAGCGCGATAGCTTGTCTGTAAGGCGCGAAGCGTGGCGCAGCCGCGTGGGACATAGGTTCGAAGCCGGACTTGTTGTCCTTCGGGTAGAAGCCACTACCGCCGTTCCAAGGAGCCAGCAGCGGAGTTGGCACGTATTCCTCGAGGAAGAAGCGTTCGAGGCCATTCTGATCCAGCACCGTCGCGAGGTGGAATCGGTCGGCCTTCCAGAACCCACGTGCTGCAGCGTCCTTCTGCTCTGCAACAAGTCGAAGAACCGCCAACCCTTTCAGGTAGTGGGCGAGCGGCGCGGGAGCGCAACCCTCGAGCAAGTGAATCTGCACGCTCATTCGTCCTCCATCGTGGTCAGACGTGATGCGCGAGCGTCAGCCGCCCGGAGCAGTGCTTCCAAGTACGCCAACTTGAACGGCCCATGCAGCTCACGGAGTCGGCTCACTCGCTCGGTCCAAGAAGCGCCGTACAACTGATTCAAGCCCATCTCGGCACCGGCCAGTGATAAGCGCAGCGGAGGCAGCGCGCTACGCACACCGCTTACGTCACACAACTCGAAAGCCGCGACGGAATCGCCGTCGCGCACGCCATGGATGTCCCCCTCCCCTCGCTCTTGATCGTGTGGTGTACCCGTCCAAGCGCAACGAACCTTCCCGTGATGCGCACAGACGAGATACGCAAGCAGATCGAACTCCTCAGCCTCGAGAGCCATGATCTCGGCGGCGAGCGGGTGATCCACCGATACGCGCTGATCGGCCGCCAACTCAGGCGCGACGTCGCCCAGCGCCTCCATGAGCTCGAGGTGCGGCCCCAGCAAGGCGTCGTGGTTCGGAGCCGCACGCCGCAGCAGTTCGAAGAGCGCCAACGTGCTGACCAACTCGTGACGAAATCCCTTCCGTTCCGGGTAGGCAGGGCGGCGCCAGGCATCGCTAGGTGCCTTCGCGAGGTCACGACGCGTGCCATGCTTTCCGGCGTCGCGTCGCGACTCTTCTTTGATGGCAGCTTGAAACACGTCATGGGCCTTCCCAGCGTCGTGCCAACGCGCCGCTAGCTCCAGCAGTCGCACCCAATCTGGATCGAGCGCCAACGCTTCACAGAGCGATTGCACTTCCGCTGCCGCTTCTCGACCGTGCATTGCGATGGACTTCCAGACCGCGATGGAGAGGCTATCGTCCTCTTCGCTGCTGGCCGTTCGATCGTAGCGTTCAGCGCTTTCGTCCATGGTCCCCGAATGGGAGTTTGGTGCTTGCACGCGGGCTGAAGCCTTGGGGTCCCAGCCTCGCTCGAGCGAGTACCCACCCTCTCCTTCGGGGACCAGCACGCGCATGCCGGGGTGCAACTGCCACGCCTTGGCGCGCGCCCACGTGCCTTCCAAATAGTCGAGCACATAGAACGACCTGTCTGTGAGCCACTTCCGTGCTTCGCCAATCGGTGCTGGACACAGCTCCTCACGTCGCACCGCAGGTAGATCTCTCACGTTGATCGCCCGTGTTCCGTCCTCCACCGGCCGCCAGAACACACTGATGTCCCGCTCGTCGCCCGAACGTATGTAGCGACTGACGTCGAGATCGTTGCCGCTCAGGTCAGGTGCCGTATCGAATAGGTCGTCCAGGTCGCGGCGCCGAACCACGTGCTCCGGGTCATATGGGTAGAGGCGGTCGATCAGTGCGACGCCTTCTGGACTCTCAGCGAGGTGTTCCTCGAATGCTTCGAGGTTGCTGGGCGAGACATCCGCCTCTCCACCAAGGAGTCGCGACAGTGCTTCCTCCGCCGCGCCCAGCTCCACGAGCGAGTACGGCAACGCCTTTCCCTCGTCGTTTGGAACGGCACCAACGACACAGACTTCACCTTCCTCGCCAGCGTAACGTGCCGCTCGGCCAAATCGCTGCACCAGGCTGGGCCATGGCGCCAGCTCACTCACCAGCAAGCGAGCCGAGATGTCTACTCCGGCTTCGACAACC includes these proteins:
- the csx17 gene encoding type I-U CRISPR-associated protein Csx17, whose amino-acid sequence is MSVQIHLLEGCAPAPLAHYLKGLAVLRLVAEQKDAAARGFWKADRFHLATVLDQNGLERFFLEEYVPTPLLAPWNGGSGFYPKDNKSGFEPMSHAAAPRFAPYRQAIALAEELVGDRDERPAGDDKVAMIRRARSSWRGALLDWLGAALVLTDGKRQVQYPALLGTGGNDGRLDFTNNQMQRLVELFDVDSGAPRSGCSEMLRGALFGQATHGLGSFSVGQFYPGAAGGANASSGFGGGSLVNPWDFVLMLEGAMLLEVAAVRRLDAQGLAQAAAPFAVQSQAEGYASAAPSDESARGEQWMPLWERAATVQDVRALFAEGRMQTGRHRARRALDAARAVSLLGVSRGISAFERFAFAERNGQANLAVPVGRWPVVAQPRVRLLEEIDQWVGALRSRANGPGAPAALQRAVHRMAGAMFSVCRENRPARWGELLEELGAAEDLLVARPKSAVELRLQPLPRLSPDWILAAFDDTPEFRLAVAVASQSAPSDRKRPVEQRLGPIRANCVPLDPTHFARFNATAHGLVQDPSVVWQSRDAVSDLAAVVLRRITDAARKGHEGFPLSGLVPVRLDDVDAFLVGQLDLRRFGRLARGLMALDWRKREEIRGATSWATQRVPLASSAPLYALFRLLYAAPSRDVVLRPDPAPVRMLVGGRLQDAGRAALARHVALGLRPKLHHVIGNEKLAKRIAAAMAFPVSDHDRERLLAQIAKRTRSDGAVASQSAPSAASIKEEP
- a CDS encoding DEAD/DEAH box helicase: MSEYSRWFESVSGFAPHPWQAELGEAASLEDRLLRVPTGFGKTAGVVLAWLHNAVQRKDSTWPRRLVFTLPMRVLVEQTERAISEWLSKASAEQVGLHVLMGGSDAGEWALTPERPAILVGTQDMLLSRALNRGYAAPRARWPVDFGLLHQDALWVLDEIQLMDVGLATSGQLAAFRLADAASHRGTARPTATWWMSATLQPSWLGTVDVAARVPELTENMVAIPSAARSGGLWEVKKTLARRADVTTPSEIAEAALAGHNPGTLSLVVVNRVDTATGVFDELDKRLSEGKGKKRTRRADAPDLRLVHSRFRGAERVKWAESFLRRDAAVPDSGRIIVATQVVEAGVDISARLLVSELAPWPSLVQRFGRAARYAGEEGEVCVVGAVPNDEGKALPYSLVELGAAEEALSRLLGGEADVSPSNLEAFEEHLAESPEGVALIDRLYPYDPEHVVRRRDLDDLFDTAPDLSGNDLDVSRYIRSGDERDISVFWRPVEDGTRAINVRDLPAVRREELCPAPIGEARKWLTDRSFYVLDYLEGTWARAKAWQLHPGMRVLVPEGEGGYSLERGWDPKASARVQAPNSHSGTMDESAERYDRTASSEEDDSLSIAVWKSIAMHGREAAAEVQSLCEALALDPDWVRLLELAARWHDAGKAHDVFQAAIKEESRRDAGKHGTRRDLAKAPSDAWRRPAYPERKGFRHELVSTLALFELLRRAAPNHDALLGPHLELMEALGDVAPELAADQRVSVDHPLAAEIMALEAEEFDLLAYLVCAHHGKVRCAWTGTPHDQERGEGDIHGVRDGDSVAAFELCDVSGVRSALPPLRLSLAGAEMGLNQLYGASWTERVSRLRELHGPFKLAYLEALLRAADARASRLTTMEDE
- the cas1 gene encoding CRISPR-associated endonuclease Cas1, producing MTSSSRAPSSAPAPPSGRAKPLPRKLPTLDVPALVPARMVNEVLYCERLMALEWVQGEFSDNRFTVEGRAVHKRADKPGRALPPPTKVDDEDDAVPEVEPPPYQARSVWLSSERLGLTAKIDVVDVAEGAVQPIEYKRGKRPNVREGAYLPERAQLCAQVLLLRDSGYRCDEAAIYFAADRQRVPIAITADLIATTERAIQRVRELGAKGELPPPLVDNPKCNGCSLVGICLPDEVTLLQTLERGAPPTAADEPEPAPLLDDSELYGPLDPDPWDLTGPEPELRRLHPARDDKLPVYVQEQGARITLDGERVCIQRPKANALEARLVNTSQVSVFGNVQITSQALRALLERGIPVSYFSYGGWLLGRATGHDSKNVELRLAQYAGATDSATCLRLARGFVVSKIQNCRTLLRRNHREPDATVLFELKQLARKAAEAESLASLLGIEGTAARFYFGAFTGMLKEDSEIRETFDLDGRNRRPPRDPINALLSFSYALLTKDFTVTLARVGLDPLLGFYHQPRFGRAALALDLMEEFRPIVADSVVVTAINNGEIQPDDFAVTPVAAALKPGARKRLILAYERRMDQLVTHPVFGYRISYRRVLEVQARLLGRMLLGEVEEYPAFRTR
- the cas5u6u gene encoding type I-U CRISPR-associated protein Cas5/Cas6, encoding MLRLAFEFPAGRYHATPWGRHVNEGVVEWPPSPWRIVRALIATGFNKLGWSVVPAEAEALVARLSSKPPAYWLPPAAAAHTRHYMPVFKGSPDKVIDAFAYVGTGVLGVEWPVELTVEEERMLDLLLPRFTYLGRAESWVDARRIGAMPEGLEHCAHSDAAPGCGYDRIELLAALTAEDYADWRAAAFEREQQRTLDAERERATQKNKAPPKKLGKKQLARLNDLLPPTLVDALCVDTAALQKAGWSQPPGARSLAYWRRSDALAHTVSSDSGESRRQGVDTALLAISSDTANGEALPNLTDALRRAEMLHGCLVSAASKHGKGPASSLTGKDSRQERLLGHRHAHIIPVALDDPRRIDHFLIHAQMGFEPAALIALRMVRKTYAKNLPPLFLTLAGLGTRKDFERLVPQVGSAVSWVSATPFVPPRHLKRRGANSLEGQIRAELESRGLPSPMRVEVEIERGRQREYAGLDLFWSLWRQRTGMVSVAEERSDATPPARLSTRWRHFRRERSRENRRPPVAAGFGLRLVFSDSVPGPIALGYASHFGLGLFEPETEAAALAAE
- the cas7u gene encoding type I-U CRISPR-associated protein Cas7; this encodes MSLNLSAVLPDKEPRPNRILIEADLRPVQGSRFQPTGFPDLGAAVFDTHDGTRLLVESPQSMANRLEAMCWDPAGHALVPELQGLSYVRVEQDGSYLTSSITEAHRLNSPYILEGKDSAFFNQLKEETEGFAKGPLDMPRLAGVIMKYDVNALIHGLFLAKKELAGGRLRVPRALSAFVEAGGVRVAASGGVKNDHVNPQGDAKTGFGNVPFQRDEYTAEKITAYFNVDLAQIRGYGLGSQGEQLLVTLALYKVAKLLDGHLRFRTACDLEVAAAPRVTRPEGFALPSIGTLRDAVPGLIKACSSQFSGDNGVTLVNYAA